The genomic region GCAACGCTTTGCGTATTCGGGATCGTGCATCATGGCGCTTTCGGTAAGCTCTAGTTCCAGCAAACTGGTGTCGACATTGGCGTTGAAGATAATGCGGAATATGGTTTCCGTCATCTTGCGGTCGTGGAACTGTCGAAAAGCGTTGCGGATAAGATCGTCACAATCCACCAGGTCCGGGCACCAAGTTGAATCTGGGCGGGTTTCCGGGTCGTGCGCCAACAGTGCGTTGAGCCAGAGAAAATCAGTGTAATCCGGCGTCAGAACCAGAAGGCGAAGCTGGTCGTGTCCGACAGTTTCCAGTGGCAAGGTCATTGAACAAAATCCATGGGTGCGTGAGCAACAAATCTGTTCTGTTAAAAGGATAGCTGATAGATCGGCAAGGTACACAAAGTCAGGCTGGTGTAGACTGGTGTCTTACCGGAAAACTCCCGCCTCAATCCATTCTGGCAGTGTATTTGTGACCAAACTCAACCCGCGACAAAATGAAGCAGTCCGCTACACCGATGGCCCGCTACTGGTGCTCGCGGGTGCCGGCAGTGGTAAGACCAGCGTAATTACCCGAAAAATAGCCTATCTCATTGAGCAGGTTGGTATTCCGGGACGGCACATTGCGGCCGTTACGTTTACCAACAAGGCTGCTCGCGAGATGAAAGAGCGGGTGAAAAAAATTGTGGATCGCAAGCTGACCCGGGGGCTAATTGTTTCTACCTTCCACAACCTTGGGCTGAACATAATCCGGGAGGAACACACCTACCTAGGTTATCACCCAGGCTTCTCTATTTTTGACGCGGAAGATGCCAAAGCCCTGTTACGGGATCTGATGCTTCGGGAGGCCAGCGCCGACGCCGGCGATGAACTCAACGATGTACAGATGACCGTCTCGTCGTGGAAGAATTCCATGCGCGGGCCCGCCGAAGCATACAGCAAAGCCGCAGATGAACGTGAGCAACGTATTGCCATCATCTACAAGCTTTATAGCGAGTACCTGAAGGCCTACAACGCGGTGGATTTTGACGATCTGATTTTGCTTCCGGTGCAATTGTTCCGCAGCAACCCCGAGGTGCTTACAAAGTGGCGGAAAAAAATCCGCTACATGCTGGTGGATGAGTATCAGGATACCAACCTGTGCCAGTACGAGCTGGTAAGAATGCTGGTCGCCGAGCGCGCTGCCTTCACGGTAGTGGGCGACGACGACCAGTCGATATATGCTTGGCGGGGCGCGCGGCCAGAAAACCTGGTGCAGCTAAAAGAAGACTTTCCGAGCCTTAAAATCGTGAAGCTGGAGCAGAACTACCGCTCCACGTCACGCATTCTGCGCAGCGCCAACACGGTTATTGCAAACAACCCCCACGTGTTCGAAAAAGCCTTGTGGAGTGATCGCACCACGGGCGACGAGATCCGCATTGTCCGCTGCCGCAACGAAGACGCGGAAACCGAGAGGGTGGCCACGGAGATTCTTGATCAGAAGCTGAAGCAGGGGCTGGCGTTCCGAGATCTTGCCGTGCTTTACCGGGGTAACCATCAGGCCCGCCTGCTGGAGATGAAGCTGCAGGCGTACCAGATTCCGTATCACATCTCCGGTGGCAAGTCGTTTTTCTCAAAAAACGAGATCAAGGACGCCATGTCCTATCTGCGCCTGCTGATTAACCCGGATGACAACGCGGCCTTTTTACGGGTGGTGAATGTTCCACGGCGCGAAATCGGCCCGCGCACCCTTGAACAACTCAGCCATTACGCCCGCGCGCGCAACGTCAGCTTGTTTAAATCACTGGGTGATATGGGTGCGGAAACCCACGTTACCGAGAAAGGCCTAGATCGGCTAAGGCGCTTTGCCCATTGGGTAGATGCCACCTGCGAGCGCCTACATGGCGAGGACCCTGTGCCGGTTATTAAACAGCTGTTCACCGACATTGAGTACGAAGAGTGGCTGCACCAGCATTCCGGCACGCCAAAGCAGGCTGAGCGGCGCATGCAAAACATCTGGTTTCTGGTGGATTCGATCCAGCGAATGTTGGAAGACGGTAAAGGCACTGCGGATGAGCTGGGCATCGAAGACGCCATCACCAAGCTGATACTGCGCGACATGATGGAGCAACGGGAAGACGACGACGACAGCGACAAGGTACAGCTGCTAACACTACACGCCTCCAAGGGGTTGGAATTCCCGCATGTGTTCATTCTTGGGCTGGAGGAGGAAATCCTGCCGCACCGTTCCAGTATTGAAGAAGGCAACATTGAGGAAGAACGCCGCCTGATGTATGTGGGAATCACCCGCGCCAAAGAAACCCTAACCCTGACCTACGCCGCCCAGCGCCGGCAGTACGGGGAAAAAATTGAAACTATTCCCAGTCGGTTCTTGGATGAGCTTCCAGAAGACGACATACGTTGGGAGGGCACGGGAAATCTTGACATTGAGGCCAATCAGAAAAAGGGCAAGGCCACACTAAGTGCTCTGCTTGGTGATCTAGGGCTTTAAACGCAAAAACCCCGCGAATGCGGGGTTTTTGTCGGGAAGAGCGGCAGGTTACTTGCTCTCAGCCAAGATATGCTCCACTGCCGCTTCGATCTCTTCATCCGGGCAGCTTGCGCAGCCACCTTTCGCAGGCATAGCGTTGTAGCCATTGATGGCGTGACTGATCAGAGTCTCCATGCCTTGGTCAACGCGAGGTGCCCAGGCAGCAGCATCACCGATTACCGGTGCACCAGCCGCGCCTGTGGTATGGCAAGCCATACACACGGCGTCGTACACATCAGCGCCAGAGCGCGGGCCAGAGCTGGCTGTTTCTGAAACAGCAGCAGCCTCACCACACTCTTCACCCTGCAGGCATACTTCACCCACCGGCTGAATACGCGCACGAATTTCATCATCAACATTTGCCATAACGGCACCGGCAGTAATGCCAAAACCGAGCAACACGACAGCCAGGACTCTCTTCATCTTCACAATGCACCTCGCATTTAAGCGTTATAATCTTTGGTTGCCGCATTATAGCGACTGAACTCCGGCAACAAAACCGATTAGCAAAATCATAAATTGATTTCCACCAATTTGATTGCCATTTCGTAAGCGTGGAGACTCTTTTCAGCCATCCGGTTACCATGTGGCAGCTTACCCAGAACTTCCAGGAACCGATTCATGAACAACCCGGAGAAACCCTCCCCGCACCCGCTCCGCAAAACACTTTTGATTGTCGAATTCAGTGCGCTGGCAGTGCTTTTGGCCTCCATGGGCTGGTTTTCAAGCCAAGCGGAGCCGGATCATAGTATCAACCCCGCTTGGCTGCTGATACCCGCAGTCGCCAGCCTTGGTGTTTTCATCAGTTTCATTGGTCTTATGTACCTACGCTGGGTTGTAGCGGCCAGTGCCGCCAATCAGCTTCGTCATAAAGTTGTTTTTATATTACTGGCCATCACCTTGATTGGTGTCTGGATATACGGCATCGCCAGCACATGGCTCAGCCTCAATGCAGCATAGAGAGATCCGCAGTATGCACAAACGCTCTAACGCATGGGTTTCAAAGGCCGCCATGGTTATATTGCTGTGGCCGGCGCTGTCGGTTGCACAGGACACTACATCGGCAGGCGCCCGTCAGATTGCGTCCCCTGACGACTGCGCCCTGATTCGCGAAGGTGTGCAGCGCCTGGCCTGCTACGATTCTTTCAACAATCCCCAGAAGGCTCGAGATCAGGCGAGCGAGAAGGACGTGGAGGAGGCAGAGCAGGCGGCTGAGGGCTCCAGCAAGGATGATCCGGACAGTGACGTGATGACGAACATGGTGGATCAATACGTTAGCGCCGAGAAAGCGTTATTTTCGTTTTCGGGCAGTTTCATAAGCTATAAGCCCACTTACATCATGCCAATCACTTGGATGGTCGATACGAATACGACTCCGTCCAATCCGAGACTGGGCGCCACCAGTTACGATTACGAGCTTGAGAACGAGGAGGCCAAATACCAAATCAGTTTTAAGGTTCCGCTACTGACCGGCTGGCTGGATGATCGCACAACGTTATGGTTCGGTTATACCCAGCGTTCGTTCTGGCAGGTTTATAACCAGGATGATTCCGCGCCTTTCCGGGAAACCAACTACGAGCCCGAGATTTTCCTGCGCCACCAGACGAACTGGAACCTCGGTGCAGTAACACTGAGTGGTGTAACGGTTGGTATTAACCATCAATCCAACGGTCAGTCGGAACCGCGTTCACGTAGCTGGAATCGAATTATGGCGGGTGCCGGCTTTACCTACGGGCGCTGGCTGTTCGTTGTGCAGCCGTGGTACCGGATTCCGGAGAGCAGTAAAGATGATAATGCGGACATTGAGCGTTATCTGGGACATGCCGATTACAACTTCGTTTACAAGCTTTCCGAGGACCGGACGCTTTCACTGAAGCTGCAAAACAATCTGCGCTCGGACAATCATACCTCGGTGGAGTTTGGTTACAGCTTTCCGCTAGGGGATACGGTCAAGGGGTTCTTCCAGTATTACAATGGGTATGGGGAGAGCCTGATCGATTACAATCGACGAACTGAGCGGTTTGGGCTTGGAATTATGCTGAACGACTGGCTTTAAGTTTGGTGCAAAGCCAAGGTGCCGGTGAAGTGTTCGGAAACACGCTGTGAATACGTCCCTGTACGCTTGGCTACGCCATCCATGGCTTCGCACAGTTTCCGAACACTTCACCAGCACCCCGGCCCCATCAATAGCTGTTACCTATTCAAACGCTCCATTTCTGCAAGCAACTCTTCTGTTTTCTCTTTCATCAAAGGTATGTCACCACGGGATTCCACGTTCAGGCGAACGACGGGTTCTGTGTTGGACATGCGAAGGTTGAAGCGCCAGTTGTCGAACTCCACACTGAGGCCGTCTACGTAGCTGAGGCTCTTTGCGTCGGCACCGTATTTTTCTTCGATGGCCGCGATAACCTTGGGCGGGTTAGCGATGGTGCGGTTGATTTCGCCGCTGGCCGGGTAGGCTTCGATGCGGGCGTCGATGAGGGATGAGAACGGCTTGCCGGATTGGCACAGGCGTTCTGCGATCAACAACCAGGGGATCATGCCGCTATCGCAATAGGCGAAGTCCCGGAAGTAGTGGTGAGCGCTCATTTCCCCGCCGTATACGGCGTCTTCGTCACGCATGCGCTGTTTAATGAAGGCGTGACCGGTTTTGCTTTCGATGGCTTCGCCGCCGGCAGCTTCTACCAAATCCAAGGTGTTCCAGATCAACCTGGGGTCGTGGATGACTTTGCCGGGGCCGGTTTTGCGCAGGAACTGGTCAGCCAGCAGGCCGACAATGTAATAGCCTTCAATAAAACGGCCGTTTTCATCAAAAAAGAAGCAGCGGTCGAAATCGCCATCCCACGCAATACCCATCGCGGCGCCATGCTTAATTACCGCATCCGCTGTAGCCGCGCGATTTTCCTCGATAATGGGATTAGGCACACCGTTGGGAAAGTTGCCGTCGGGCTGATGGTGCACTTTGATGAATTCGAAAGGCAGGTGCTTTTCGAGTTCGTCGATCACCAAACCAGCGCCGCCGTTGCCGGCGTTGACGACAATCTTCATGGGGCTCAGGGCAGCCGCGTCGATGTATCCCAACAAGTGGTCTATATAAGCGCTGGTGACTTCCAGTGTTTCATATTTGCCCTGTACCGGGGCATCGGCAAAAGGCTCACGCACCCGGTCGCGAATATCGTTCAGGCCATTGTCGGAGCTGATCGGGCGGGATTCTGGCCCGACCATTTTCATGCCGTTATGGTTTTTTGGGTTGTGGCTAGCGGTGACCATGATGCCACCGTC from Marinobacter sp. LV10R510-11A harbors:
- the rep gene encoding DNA helicase Rep codes for the protein MTKLNPRQNEAVRYTDGPLLVLAGAGSGKTSVITRKIAYLIEQVGIPGRHIAAVTFTNKAAREMKERVKKIVDRKLTRGLIVSTFHNLGLNIIREEHTYLGYHPGFSIFDAEDAKALLRDLMLREASADAGDELNDVQMTVSSWKNSMRGPAEAYSKAADEREQRIAIIYKLYSEYLKAYNAVDFDDLILLPVQLFRSNPEVLTKWRKKIRYMLVDEYQDTNLCQYELVRMLVAERAAFTVVGDDDQSIYAWRGARPENLVQLKEDFPSLKIVKLEQNYRSTSRILRSANTVIANNPHVFEKALWSDRTTGDEIRIVRCRNEDAETERVATEILDQKLKQGLAFRDLAVLYRGNHQARLLEMKLQAYQIPYHISGGKSFFSKNEIKDAMSYLRLLINPDDNAAFLRVVNVPRREIGPRTLEQLSHYARARNVSLFKSLGDMGAETHVTEKGLDRLRRFAHWVDATCERLHGEDPVPVIKQLFTDIEYEEWLHQHSGTPKQAERRMQNIWFLVDSIQRMLEDGKGTADELGIEDAITKLILRDMMEQREDDDDSDKVQLLTLHASKGLEFPHVFILGLEEEILPHRSSIEEGNIEEERRLMYVGITRAKETLTLTYAAQRRQYGEKIETIPSRFLDELPEDDIRWEGTGNLDIEANQKKGKATLSALLGDLGL
- a CDS encoding c-type cytochrome, yielding MKRVLAVVLLGFGITAGAVMANVDDEIRARIQPVGEVCLQGEECGEAAAVSETASSGPRSGADVYDAVCMACHTTGAAGAPVIGDAAAWAPRVDQGMETLISHAINGYNAMPAKGGCASCPDEEIEAAVEHILAESK
- a CDS encoding phospholipase A — translated: MHKRSNAWVSKAAMVILLWPALSVAQDTTSAGARQIASPDDCALIREGVQRLACYDSFNNPQKARDQASEKDVEEAEQAAEGSSKDDPDSDVMTNMVDQYVSAEKALFSFSGSFISYKPTYIMPITWMVDTNTTPSNPRLGATSYDYELENEEAKYQISFKVPLLTGWLDDRTTLWFGYTQRSFWQVYNQDDSAPFRETNYEPEIFLRHQTNWNLGAVTLSGVTVGINHQSNGQSEPRSRSWNRIMAGAGFTYGRWLFVVQPWYRIPESSKDDNADIERYLGHADYNFVYKLSEDRTLSLKLQNNLRSDNHTSVEFGYSFPLGDTVKGFFQYYNGYGESLIDYNRRTERFGLGIMLNDWL
- a CDS encoding phosphomannomutase encodes the protein MDLSCFKAYDLRGSVPEQLNPALAERIGRAYVEITGAKKVIVGYDIRLSSPEITEALSSGLMAAGADVFDIGLCGTEYVYFATSHYGMDGGIMVTASHNPKNHNGMKMVGPESRPISSDNGLNDIRDRVREPFADAPVQGKYETLEVTSAYIDHLLGYIDAAALSPMKIVVNAGNGGAGLVIDELEKHLPFEFIKVHHQPDGNFPNGVPNPIIEENRAATADAVIKHGAAMGIAWDGDFDRCFFFDENGRFIEGYYIVGLLADQFLRKTGPGKVIHDPRLIWNTLDLVEAAGGEAIESKTGHAFIKQRMRDEDAVYGGEMSAHHYFRDFAYCDSGMIPWLLIAERLCQSGKPFSSLIDARIEAYPASGEINRTIANPPKVIAAIEEKYGADAKSLSYVDGLSVEFDNWRFNLRMSNTEPVVRLNVESRGDIPLMKEKTEELLAEMERLNR